From the genome of Azospira restricta, one region includes:
- the rodA gene encoding rod shape-determining protein RodA, with the protein MTTFAEIRHRLWHGTVDHLDAPLFFITIAIMGVGLATVFSATYDSQNRLMGQFINMAVALTLMWGVAQVPPQKLMRFAVPIYVGGLILLILVFLFGITVNGARRWLNIGITRIQPSEIMKLAMPLMLAWYFNKYEAGLKARHYAVAALLLAVPFLLVAKQPDLGTAILIGAAGFYVLFFAGLQWKVIVGLAVAGAAAAPVLWNFLHDYQKKRILTLIDPTSDPLGSGYHIIQSTIAIGSGGTTGKGWLQGTQTHLEFIPEKHTDFIFAVFGEEWGLLGNVVLLVLYLLLIGRGLMIAANASTLFARLLAGSITLSLFTYAFINMGMVSGIMPVVGVPLPFMSYGGTALVTLCTGLGILMSIQTHRMLVKK; encoded by the coding sequence ATGACGACCTTCGCCGAAATCCGCCACCGCCTGTGGCACGGCACCGTCGACCACCTCGACGCGCCGCTCTTCTTCATCACCATCGCGATCATGGGCGTCGGCCTGGCGACCGTGTTCTCGGCGACCTACGACAGCCAGAACCGGCTGATGGGCCAGTTCATCAACATGGCGGTGGCGCTGACGCTGATGTGGGGCGTCGCCCAGGTGCCGCCGCAGAAGCTGATGCGCTTCGCGGTGCCGATCTACGTCGGCGGCCTGATCCTGCTGATCCTCGTCTTCCTGTTCGGCATCACCGTCAACGGCGCGCGGCGCTGGCTGAACATCGGCATCACCCGCATCCAGCCGTCCGAGATCATGAAGCTGGCGATGCCGCTGATGCTCGCCTGGTACTTCAACAAGTACGAGGCGGGGCTGAAGGCCCGCCACTACGCCGTCGCCGCGCTGCTGCTGGCGGTCCCCTTCCTGCTCGTCGCCAAGCAGCCCGACCTCGGCACCGCGATCCTGATCGGCGCCGCCGGCTTCTACGTGCTGTTCTTCGCCGGCCTGCAGTGGAAGGTCATCGTCGGGCTGGCCGTCGCCGGCGCCGCCGCCGCGCCGGTGCTGTGGAACTTCCTGCACGACTACCAGAAGAAACGCATCCTGACGCTGATCGACCCGACCTCCGACCCGCTCGGCTCCGGCTACCACATCATCCAGTCGACCATCGCCATCGGCTCCGGCGGCACCACCGGCAAGGGCTGGCTGCAGGGCACGCAGACCCACCTCGAATTCATCCCGGAGAAGCACACCGACTTCATCTTCGCGGTCTTCGGCGAGGAATGGGGGCTGCTCGGCAACGTCGTGCTGCTCGTCCTCTACCTGCTGCTGATCGGCCGCGGGCTGATGATCGCCGCCAACGCCTCGACGCTGTTCGCGCGCCTGCTCGCCGGCTCGATCACGCTGTCGCTGTTCACCTACGCCTTCATCAACATGGGCATGGTCTCCGGCATCATGCCGGTGGTCGGCGTGCCGCTGCCCTTCATGAGCTACGGCGGCACCGCGCTGGTCACGCTGTGCACCGGGCTGGGCATCCTGATGAGCATCCAGACGCACCGCATGCTGGTGAAGAAATGA
- a CDS encoding septal ring lytic transglycosylase RlpA family protein, translated as MSARRLVPALLALLLAACGSAPKPPAEPLPEPGRPGAKAPTPTKKPSVTLKRGGGYYKDDGPADELPDGLDELPDAEPKPEPLHRFANRPYVVFGKEYVPNTSVKPHRERGIGSWYGKKFHGQKTSIGEPYDMFAMTAAHPTLAIPSYARVTNLANGRSVVVRVIDRGPFHIGRVIDLSYAAAHKLDYIRNGSSQVEVEAIVPDASGVAYAQVASAEPRPPLARDERSSRDERSSRDERSSRDEIADLAQKLAAEEKPVQQAAAIGLNGSGTALPAGGVLLQLGAFANADNAETMRLRLLRELDWAEAELRVNVNGGIHRLHLGPYASRADAERVAERIRQSHGFKPTFVTR; from the coding sequence ATGAGCGCCCGCCGCCTCGTTCCCGCGCTGCTGGCGCTGCTGCTCGCCGCCTGCGGCAGCGCGCCGAAGCCGCCGGCCGAGCCGCTGCCGGAGCCGGGCCGGCCGGGCGCGAAGGCGCCGACGCCGACGAAGAAGCCCAGCGTGACGCTGAAGCGCGGCGGCGGTTACTACAAGGACGACGGCCCGGCCGACGAGCTGCCCGACGGCCTCGACGAGCTCCCCGACGCCGAGCCGAAGCCGGAGCCGCTGCATCGCTTCGCCAACCGCCCGTACGTCGTCTTCGGCAAGGAGTACGTGCCCAATACCAGCGTCAAGCCGCACCGCGAGCGCGGCATCGGCAGCTGGTATGGCAAGAAGTTCCACGGGCAGAAGACCTCGATCGGCGAGCCCTACGACATGTTCGCGATGACCGCCGCGCACCCGACGCTGGCGATCCCCTCGTACGCGCGCGTCACCAACCTCGCCAACGGCCGCTCGGTGGTCGTCCGCGTCATCGACCGCGGCCCGTTCCACATCGGCCGCGTGATCGACCTCTCCTACGCCGCCGCGCACAAGCTCGACTACATCCGCAACGGCAGCAGCCAGGTCGAGGTCGAGGCGATCGTCCCCGACGCCAGCGGCGTCGCCTATGCGCAGGTCGCGTCGGCCGAGCCGCGGCCGCCCCTGGCGCGTGACGAGCGAAGCTCGCGCGACGAACGCAGTTCGCGTGACGAACGCAGTTCGCGCGACGAGATCGCCGACCTTGCGCAGAAGCTCGCCGCCGAAGAGAAGCCGGTGCAGCAGGCGGCGGCGATCGGGCTGAACGGCAGCGGCACGGCGCTTCCCGCCGGCGGCGTGCTGCTGCAGCTCGGCGCCTTCGCCAACGCCGACAACGCCGAGACGATGCGCCTGCGCCTGCTGCGCGAGCTGGACTGGGCCGAGGCGGAACTGCGCGTCAACGTGAACGGCGGCATCCACCGCCTGCACCTCGGACCTTACGCCAGCCGGGCCGACGCCGAGCGCGTCGCCGAGCGCATCCGCCAGAGCCACGGCTTCAAGCCGACCTTCGTGAC